The Pseudanabaena yagii GIHE-NHR1 genome segment TCTCATTGATTTTTGCCGCCGATGTCCCAACATTGTAAGTATCCAAACTTACTTTCATTAAAGCGGCGATACCTAACACACCATTGCCATCTTTGAGTTCAACCTCATAGGCAAAATCTTGTTTTTGAATGCCTCTAGCCATTTTGCTTTATCTCTGTCTACTAATTTATTTACTTACTTTTTACAAACTTGACAATGCCTAACGCATTTGTTCGCTGACGACGCTGCCAACAATCCATACTCGACCGTTAACAGTTATCTCAGAGCCTGCGGTGTGTGGTTGCTGGATCGAGAACGATTACACGCTTTGTAGTCTGTGAAGGTGGCAATAAACAGCCTGTGCTTGCTGCTGTAGACTTCAAATTTAAAATGCAATGTCTAGGCTTGCACCCAACAGCCTTGGCATTTTTGGAAAATTCAAAAGTAATATTTTCGGTAGGTGTGCCTGTTGGCGCTGCACCTCTAACGCTTGCTAGTTCAGAGCTATCGTCTGTACGAGCATAGAAAATATTGCCTTTATCGGTCTTATATTTATATCTACTGGTTCCGCTTGCCATAGTTATTTAGGGGCTATCGTTTTGGTACGTGTCGATGAGCTTGGCGGTATATTTGGCGCGTTCAGCCTTTCGCTCACCAATTGTAAAAGTCTGCATACTTCCGTCTTGGTAATCTCTTAACTGAATTGTGCTTTGTGAGCCTGTCCATAATGGGGCGGTAACAGATTGGCAGATAATATCCCGTTTAATTGGTCTGGTTGGATGATGAGCAATTACATATCGTGGCTCTATATTTCTGGGTAAATACGGTAAGCCTAGATCTGATGATGTAATAGCTGTGAATCCCGTTCCAGTCGTCAAACAGTTGGATTTATCAAGTCTAAGTAGCCATGAATTTCCTTTGTTATCTGTGTATTTAAAATCTGCTAAACTACCTGCCATTTTTTGGATGTCCTCGCGGCGTTAAATGAAATTAAATTGCACCGCGCCATTGTACTTACCTTGTCAAGTCATGCTGTATTTTTGCCTGTGCAGCTCGGCGGCGCAATTTCGCGGAAATAGATAGAAATGAGAAGATAGCTAAACGGCTGATTGCTATACGGGGAGAGACTTTATAGGTATAGTAAGGGGTGGGTGGTAACTTCTATCTCTCACTTATTTATCATTTCATTCTTTAAGTGAGAGGTTTGAATGGGGAAAAATTGCCGCAATGGTCAAGCTGAAATTTTAGATGATCGGGAATTGGATCGGATTTTTCGCCATCTTATCTCGCGTGAGCATAAATTATTTTTCACCATTGCCAGATACACGGGTGAGCGTTTCGGTGCGATCGCTCAATTGCGGGTTAGTGATGTTTATGACGATCATTGCAAACCACTCCAAGAAATTACTTTTCCCGCGTCGATTCGTAAAGCGTCCCCTGATGGTTCCCGCTCTACGCGCCAAATGATTTGTTATGAGCGTTTGGCTGATGGTCTGGCAGCACAGCGCCCAAAAAGTTGCGATCGCTTCTGGTTGTTTCCATCGTCTATCAAAACTGGTCAGCCTATAACTTGGTCTGCTGCGGATAAGTGGTTACGCGCTGCCGTCGAAAGAGCGGGGCTTGAGCATCGTGGTATTTCTGGGCATAGTCTGCGCCGATCATTCATCACCAAGCTCTATGAGTCTGGTATGGATATTCACGCAATCCAACAAATTACAGGTCATAAGTCGATCTCTGTGCTGCAAAAGTACATCGGCAAAAATCCCGCGAAATTGAAGGAGGCTTTAGGCGCTATCTTTGCCTAGATACTTTTTGCCGATCGCCACACATATTTCTTTGGCACTTTTCCCCCCGGTCCACATGGCTGTAATTTTCTCGGTTTGCTTTTGGGGTATGTGGTGATGTCGGTAAATTCCCTTGGCATCGAGGTAGACATATCGCTGATATTTGTAAAATTTCCCGTTGCGTCCTTGGACTTGATAAGTCTCGATTGTCCCGTGTTTTCTAGGGTTTAACTCTGTTTCTGGGATATCTGCCATACCGTCAAATATCCCAGAAACATCTACCTCGATGACAACTTTTGCTAACCACTTATCCTGATTAATAAATAATTTCCCGTATTTATGCCATGCAGGATTATTGTCCCATCGGACATAAATAAAGCCGCCTTCGATCTTCATAACTTGCCCAAATCCTTTGGGCTTTGCATGGGGATGTGGGGGGCTGTTATCTACCACGCGATCGCCTATCTCAAATTGATCGGCATATTCCCCATCATTAATCTGCAATTCCAAAAGGTCTAGCTGTAAGGCTTCCATACTTTTCTATGGCGGCGCGTTGCGCCGCTAGTTTTGGCGATCGCTTAATTCGGGGTTTGTTCAAGACTGCTATTAATTGGTTGTGGCGCAAAGCTATCAGGTAGCTGGTTTATAGAGTCTAGTCCTAGAGCTAAACACAGTGCTTTGTACTGAGATAACTTGAGTTTTGGCTCTTCTCTCCCGTTTTCCCAGTTACTTATTGTTTGACGACTAACTCCGATAGCCTTAGCTAATTCCTGCTGTGAGCATCTTCTAAGTGTTCTAAGTCTCATAAGGGGGGATTCTAGATTAGTCATTTTATAATAAACCCATTTTACAATAAGTCAAACACGCTTGACAGTATGGAAAACGTGCTTTACATTGAAGAAACAAAACAAAGACAGCACCAAATCGCTTAGATGATCGGGCGCTGTCTCTGTGAAAACTGATTGATTGATATTTTCCCATACATACCATCGGGCTAGAGACTCCCAAATATCGGTAGGCGATCGCGTAGGTATGGGAAATTTTGTACCAATATCTAAAACCTATATGCCTTACGAAATACCGCCTAACTCTCAAGGTTCGTTTTGTGCTGGTTGCAAAGCTCGGATTTTCTGGGCAAAAACTGAAGCGGGGAAGTGGATACCACTGAACACCGATAAGTCACCACACTTTTCAACCTGTCCCCAATCCAAACGATTTAGAAAACCAAAATGCTAAAAGGTCAACCCATCATGCACCCAATCGGACGTTATTGGAGTTCCCGTACTCACCCTATGCCCGCTAATACTGAAGCATGGATCGAGCGCTTACCGATGGCGCAAAAAATGCAGCTTGCATCTGCACTGATGCAGCAATGCTGCACTGTTTTCCAAAATGCATCAACTCTCTCAATCCTCAAACCTACTATTCAAGGAGATGACGCTTCATGATGTCCGAACCGTTCAAACCATTTTTAATCAACGATCGCTCTAGTGCCTTGATCAATTTCATTGATGCTAGCCAATTTACCGAGAGCGAGTTAGTCGATGTTTATCTCGGTATGTGCGATCGCCTAAAGCATCTCATTGAACTCAAACCGACTATGAGTTTTGAGATTCATCAGCCTTCACCAGAACTCACAAATGAGACAGTGAAAGGGCTTATGCAAGACTTAAACACCGATGAAAAATTGTTGTTTGAGGTTGAGCCACTTGAGGCTTATATGATTTTGGGCATGATGCAGGCGGCGATCGTCTCGTTGGGTATACCTGAAAACCTTGAAAAGTTCGGACGGAAGTTTATCAAAGCATTTTGCGATCGCTATCGGATTATGTTCCCTGATGTTGTTAAAACTCTTGAGATGGGTTGGACAACCTGTATGACATCAGAAGAGTTTGACGATCTAATCGATTCTGATGAAAACGAGCTATCTGTTGAAGACTTTCTAGGTAGTGGTGTCTTGATTCGTGTTGGTAATGATTTCCAGATGCCTGATATACCAACTCATTTTCCAGATGACTATGTAGACGACTTTGCCTAGACGACTCAGCAACGGGCGCGGCTTAAACTCCGCGTCGCTTGCTGAGTGTGTCC includes the following:
- a CDS encoding tyrosine-type recombinase/integrase, with translation MGKNCRNGQAEILDDRELDRIFRHLISREHKLFFTIARYTGERFGAIAQLRVSDVYDDHCKPLQEITFPASIRKASPDGSRSTRQMICYERLADGLAAQRPKSCDRFWLFPSSIKTGQPITWSAADKWLRAAVERAGLEHRGISGHSLRRSFITKLYESGMDIHAIQQITGHKSISVLQKYIGKNPAKLKEALGAIFA
- a CDS encoding helix-turn-helix transcriptional regulator, whose amino-acid sequence is MTNLESPLMRLRTLRRCSQQELAKAIGVSRQTISNWENGREEPKLKLSQYKALCLALGLDSINQLPDSFAPQPINSSLEQTPN